The following coding sequences lie in one Fusarium poae strain DAOMC 252244 chromosome 1, whole genome shotgun sequence genomic window:
- a CDS encoding hypothetical protein (BUSCO:17134at5125) translates to MNTSASNVGKSVPAPSNSTAIQASPATSSFESSRRPSQAGSSYSQSMPRKVQGSRKQHRSQRRPGLGDRSSTGPDDEEVMDDLRAFRNPNSRRGQTSITHLLNYSMPRPVQDHHAHSRSYRRTPTWGPGSGYHASDKARYVHANYRFILSPEGTYNKQATDADTHLDWSLVMQIIASGESQGSSCPICLSEPVAPRMAKCGHIFCLPCLIRFMNSTSSEDDARGRGPKWKKCPICEDSIYTQDVRPVRFYAGQESPFPRTGDDVVLRLMARNANSTMALPRESGSEALYSVDDIPWHFAANVLDYARMMKGTTDYMAAQYDEEIAALTQQAKEDETLFGQNDEWSQKAIRAITAAKEKLAELEVVESPATSTKLSADADFYFYSSPPHLYLSPLDIRILKTKYGSFSSFPSTLLPRVEHISTGHVVDDAMRRRAKYLGHLPRGCIVNFLECDWTDIVPEETLASFSADIERRRRRNRDKETQEERERLQAERLEAANIRKTTGYQRLPDPPEEDNVPRMDLEEFLPLSGHSGSTPPDPRPGFETLAEMSTSPSNQKTVWGTRVINGSPEMAAAQPLDVHDGWLRDEDLFDTADIAMQIQAIEAADSSVRPNSAGGAGPSSSGGGNGGGGKKKKKQKITLMSTGGRRGN, encoded by the coding sequence ATGAACACCTCTGCATCAAATGTGGGAAAGTCTGTCCCTGCTCCATCGAATTCTACAGCTATTCAAGCTAGCCCAGCGACTTCAAGCTTCGAATCATCCCGCCGGCCATCACAGGCTGGTTCCTCATACTCGCAGTCGATGCCTCGAAAGGTTCAAGGCTCCCGCAAACAACATCGGAGTCAGCGTAGGCCTGGACTTGGCGACAGATCAAGTACTGGTCCCGATGACGAAGAGGTCATGGATGACCTAAGAGCTTTCAGAAATCCCAATAGCAGGCGTGGTCAAACCTCAATTACCCACCTTCTCAACTACTCCATGCCACGCCCGGTCCAGGATCATCATGCGCACTCGAGATCTTATAGAAGAACTCCAACATGGGGACCTGGATCAGGATACCACGCAAGCGACAAGGCTCGATACGTCCATGCCAACTACCGCTTCATCCTTTCTCCAGAGGGTACATACAACAAACAAGCCACGGACGCCGACACACACCTGGACTGGTCCCTTGTGATGCAGATTATTGCTTCAGGTGAATCGCAGGGCTCATCATGCCCGATTTGTCTTTCTGAACCAGTGGCACCACGAATGGCGAAATGCGGGCATATCTTTTGCTTGCCCTGTCTTATCCGGTTTATGAACTCAACATCGAGCGAGGACGATGCGAGGGGCCGTGGCCCCAAATGGAAGAAGTGTCCTATTTGCGAAGACTCGATCTATACGCAAGACGTACGGCCTGTCAGGTTCTACGCAGGACAAGAAAGCCCCTTTCCTCGAACTGGTGATGACGTTGTGCTACGATTGATGGCACGTAACGCAAACTCCACGATGGCGCTTCCGCGAGAGAGCGGTTCTGAAGCTTTGTATTCCGTAGACGACATTCCTTGGCATTTTGCTGCGAACGTCCTGGACTACGCTCGCATGATGAAAGGCACCACAGACTATATGGCTGCCCAGTACGATGAGGAAATTGCAGCACTGACCCAACAAGCAAAGGAAGATGAGACACTTTTTGGACAGAATGACGAATGGTCCCAGAAAGCGATCCGGGCTATCACGGCTGCCAAGGAAAAGCTTGCGGAGCTTGAGGTTGTGGAAAGCCCAGCAACGTCGACAAAGCTCTCTGCAGATGCCGACTTTTATTTCTACAGCTCCCCGCCGCATCTGTACCTCTCGCCGCTGGATATCCGTATCCTTAAAACGAAGTACGGGTCTTTTTCGTCCTTTCCTTCTACGCTTCTCCCTCGCGTGGAGCACATCTCTACTGGGCACGTGGTTGATGATGCAATGCGCCGAAGGGCGAAATATCTGGGGCATCTTCCTCGCGGATGTATTGTCAATTTTCTGGAATGCGATTGGACTGATATTGTGCCAGAAGAAACACTGGCATCATTCTCGGCTGATATCGAGCGGAGACGGAGACGTAATCGCGACAAGGAGACGCAGGAGGAACGCGAGCGACTCCAAGCCGAGCGCCTCGAAGCTGCAAATATACGTAAGACCACAGGTTATCAGAGGCTTCCCGATCCGCCAGAGGAGGATAACGTTCCCCGAATGGATCTTGAAGAGTTCCTGCCATTGAGCGGTCACTCTGGCAGCACGCCTCCAGATCCGCGGCCAGGATTCGAGACATTGGCTGAGATGTCGACCAGCCCATCAAACCAGAAGACCGTTTGGGGCACGAGAGTGATTAATGGGTCACCTGAGATGGCAGCTGCCCAACCCTTAGACGTTCACGACGGGTGGCTCAGAGATGAGGACCTGTTCGATACGGCCGATATTGCGATGCAAATACAGGCGATTGAAGCGGCCGACAGCAGCGTCCGCCCGAATAGTGCTGGCGGAGCAGGGCCAAGCAGCAGTGGTGGGGGCAATGGTGGCggcggcaagaagaagaagaaacagaaaaTTACGCTCATGAGCACTGGGGGTCGGAGAGGTAATTAG